The stretch of DNA TCACTCTATTTGCTTTATATGAAAATTCGATGCGCCGTACGATTGAATGTCTTTGGCGGTAATCGTTAGCCCATTCTGTGTATTACTTCCGGCAACAAGCAAATCTCCCAGGTCAATTGGTTCGAGTCGGGGTATATCGAGTTCAGGTATTCCCTCAGCAAGTTTCGGTCGGAGCTGCTCTATGCTCCTAATCATGCATTGTGGGAGATCGGGATCAGATTGCTTGCAAATCTGAAGGTAGTCggctgaaagaaaaaaaattcccacgaATATAGAATCACGATAACagtaaaaaaatgcaatgtttTTACTTACGAACTTCCTCAGCTACAACTATATAGATgtagaataaaattgagacGCACAAGCGCAGCATAATTTacctagaattttttttaagagaaataatgacattatgattaattttcaagctatcaagtgaaaaaaattccatggcattgagtactttttttttgtccatcaCCACGATACACTTCACAGATGGAAGTATGAGTTAATATATAGACAGTTTTATAAGAGTTCTCAAATGTTacaaatgtaattttttttgattacctatttaattactttcttaAAGATGTatcataaagaataaaatacgaatattaataaattgcaattcgACATTGTACTCTAATCTAAAACTACTCTGAgctcatataaaaaaaatgtatataacattaaaaattacataatgcttagcaataaaaatgaataaaataagattaaaGCTTCTCTGAATGCAAAAAACTTTCTGGGGGAGCGCCTTATGATGAACTTGGTGAAAATTTCgcaattttgtggattttcagGTTCTGCCCTTAGTtgatttgtggaaaaaaaattagaacagATCATGGTCAAATCAAGTTTTATGGGACTCTAGCCGGTTGAATTTTCAGCTAGTGGCAAACCGGAAAATGTCGCAACGTATAAGTTTGAATTTAAGTACTTTTTTGCAAGCATGTTCTTCGCACTAGCCACGGTGCTACAATTAACTTAGACCTACATACTATTTCATATTAATATCCCCTCATGCTCAAGAATTAGCACCACCGTCCATGCACTGTCTTGTGCACTGTCATTAACAACataattattttgcataatgATCGCTTCACACACTGCAACTATTTTTTGTGGTGTGGCACTAACGGATTAAAAGCGTGAGAGGAAATTAAACGTAAAGGGTAAGTTTTTTATTCTGCGGGGGATTTtccataaaactttaaattggtaatttttttaatagacaAATAGCTAATCAAAGCAAAGTCACACGATTGAATATAGAGATGACAGAGATTATTTAGCAACGTCGTTcatgcaagaaaaatgaattgtttTGACGATCTTGGCAgcttctaattaaatttgtaaCTTACACTCTtattgagttaaaaaaaaataacacaacACTGTATTTGTGATAGAAACGCGTCAATTTTAGATACAATCTCTCTCGCGAGATTTTTCCACCTTAATCCTCAGATGATTTTTCTCGCAGTGTCTTTTGGCGATGACTGAGCGGCTAGAATCTCGGAACTGTTCTTTTATACCGGCAGGTAAGTTGTGATGGAAAACTTAAGTGGTTAATCACACAAACCTGCCTTTTATACAACACCATgtctctgtattttttttcgttacaatcccagtttttttttcattcactccAATAGTGAAACAAGTAAAAAAGGGGAAGGTTGAAAaggaaacaagaaaaatcgattttcatcTCGAATGTATACTCTgcattttcttacaataatatgatttattttaaaattaaattacattctgATCGAAACGTTGCATTACATTCCGTATGACACCTCCTTATAAATCGAGAGTTGTGTAGTAATCACAAGAACATCCGCATTTTGGCacaattcaaaagaaattggcAATGTGTATGAGATTGCGAATTTGAAGTGCTAACTGGTTCTcccaaaatattcattatcaggttttttttctcattttttttagcaatgtTGATAGTGTTCATTAAAGACTATTTGGGGAAAAACTGCAGTCTTCTCTAATCTTgactttttttgaaaatttggtAGTTCCGGAGATTGAAAAGACcactttttactttttttttaattaggtaaaagtttttttttaagtaggatttcgttttattttctatttaatagtTAAATCTTTCATATTTGagctcttaaaataaaaaaataaaaaaatacctatctcttcttaagtaaataatattttaaaacattttaccGAATTCTcagaaacaataaatttttaattttaagttgatgatgataattttaagttttttttttaaatctaaaacaACATGCTTATACCCTTTGAAACCTGGTTGAAACCCCAGGTCAGGTCCCTTcttatcattaaattttttttttgagaattccTTATAAAGATCTGCtctaaagttaaaaaataaaagaaatttccacgtgataagaagatattttttgaataataaaagtaTTCTTTTAGAATATACACATGTGTCTGTTAACGTTATAAACTGTTTTAATGTAAATCAGcgaataaacataaaataatggGAGATATTTATCTATAGTGTTTAGTCAATTTTCAGGTGTTTAGCTCTGTTAGCGTTTTCGAAAGACATCCCTAAACGATTATTCATATAAAATACTGACATTCCAACGTTTTTGCCGCCatatataatttcttatccaataaaagtattttttaattggaaaatgatatttaaaaaagaaattactaTTCATTCCTGCATAAATATGCatatttgaacatttttcctCTAAACTGAACGGAATTGAGTGCAAAATATTCGACGATATTTCATTCTTTGCAACTCTCATCCGTCATGATTCtcataattttgtattattttgccaagagattttcatcaacaattgaTTATAATGGACATTAAATTGCAACCTATGTGAGGGAATTACTTATTCAGAAGATGTGATTGCGAAGAGTATATacggatgaaaatgaaaagaaaaaaaaaacaaaacgcGGGTGAGAAGTTTCTATAACTcatacaataatttaaaatgaatttcaaatgaaaaataaatcaaagttgggaaattaattaaaatctctcGTCTCATACAATCCAATATTCAAGAGGAATTCGTTCGAATAATTTATCCATAAAGTTGTGAAGTACTGTGGTCAGTTTGGCTTTCAGGGCTGGCTTCATTTCTTTCAGAAGTTCCTGGCTGTTGGAGTTGATGAAGAGATTCAGTGCTGCCTCTGtggattttaatgaaaacgaTTAATTCACATGTCGTGTATATGAATATCGtatcaagagatttttttcttcagaataTTTTCACACATAAGTTGGTGCATTCATTTGTAGTCGAAAGGTTTCTCAATGCGAACATTTGGAAGTGAGCTcagaaaaatatatctttttttttttacttccgagcttagaaaaatttaaaactacaTAACAAAAAACTAGTTTTTTGAGTAAATGTAATCGCATTATCTACTGATGATTAATAAtattgtcaaaaatttcccttatAACCTGCACTGCAAATTACCAAcataatggaatttttgaaatactCACGTAATACAACGTTGTATTCattataattttagtttaaaaaatactttatattttattgatttaaaaaaaaaataatttaggattattttcttcgaaattcttttttaggttttgttgatgattttttttctttttaaaaaccttttttatctttcttttctttttgatatATTCAGATCGgataaaagtaaattcaaaaagtaacgATTTATGAACCCTTCTGACTCTATTCCTTATGCAGATTAGTCACTTCTATTTTAAAGTGCAAAAATTGCAGGTCTAAGtctacatttatatttttatctgaTGGATAAGTGGTCAATATGCAATTAAGTAACATTATTtaacgaattaaaaaaaataatttccgagaaaaaaatttgatgcAACTCACGTATAATGCTATTTCCATTGGCGATATTTTCAACACccatattaatttctttcacactGAAGTCCATTTTCACTTGTTCCACCGCTAGATAAGTTAGGTCATCAATAGTCTCCTGAGGTACTGCTTTGAAATAAACTTTCGCTTTGACACCCTCTGTGGGGGAATAAATAGATTTGGTTCGTAAATAATGGGTTGTTGTGGCTGAAAGAAAAGTGATCGTACCGTATTGACCCCAATAGTCACCCGCTCCCGAAGCTTGTACCAAAATAAGAACACCGGATGATCTGTACTGCGCCCGCACCTTTATCTTGGGTATCTCCATCGTCAGTTGGAATTGCAGCGTGTCGACGTCGGAGCTAAGTGATACAAGTTTTGATGTGAGAAATAGAAATTCATTGATATTCTTTTCTAGTTCTTTCAGCATTAATCTCGATCATTGACCGCTAGAAACGTGATTAGCTATCTGATTTCCATAACTGGTTGATGACTTAATATGTATTTTGTTGCTTTGTGATTAAGAATAAAAGCAAGAATACAAGAGAAAAGAACATGCTACGTATATAAGATGGATCAGAGAGGGTCGGAAAAGCCACATTGAAGCTCACATGTGGCACACTTACCGAATATTGGTCACTGTTAAATTGCTCACGCCGAAGGCTTCAATATCTCGGAAAATGGCGCGATAGCCCTTGAAGTGGTAtcatttaatataataaaaatatatataattttagcTTTTATTATGTGATTCATAAGTTTATGCAAATGAGTGCAATTGCTACGTACCTCTGGACCATTGCCGAGAACAATGCTGATTTCGTCCACGATAACGGGCTCCACCTGACAATTTTCAGAGAGTTTTTgctgaattattaattattctctGAATCACTTTTCCACCTCTTGACACTATCTATCATCCTAAGTACATATACACGAGTTTCTAATTTATACTTATGATTATATAGggtagcaaaaaaatatttttaatgcattatttttttttaataatgaatagaaaattaaaagatgagTGTGAGATTTTTCCTGCTGATAAAATGCCTTGCtaaaaagaactaaataataattttaagttttttaatgagattgCATTGAGAGGCttaaaaatcaatgttttaGACAATCTTGCAAGTCAGTCATGCaatcttttccttttcctttaaaaaaaagtaagagcatttttaactattttcttTACCAAAAGAATATTACCTCGTAATATTACctacaattttctcatttaaactAATGCAAAAGTTAAGCACGCAATATCTGGGAAATAAAACTGTTGTTGCATGGTGTAATAAATGCGTGATGCTGATACTGTCGTTGGTTTGTAACAGCTGACGCATTGACTGTGAATGGGGATTTTTATGCTGGGTGCTTCTTTAcagttaatttttatattcaaataagaaaagatGTAGCACACGAAGAATAGCACTCGCTGTCTGGGTTTCAATATCCGCGCGCCTTTCGTGCACGGAAATTGCGTATTATATTGATTTCAAAcaatgagaataaaatgaaaaatgtattaacAACTGACCTCCTCTAGTTCTAACTCGGGAACCCCATCTCGGAGGTGtcttgcaaatttatttgctGATTCTCTCAGGCAGGAATTTATTTCCGGATCATCACGATTGCATTGCTGCAGGTAATATGCtgcaattttaattgcttCCATCAATTAACACTGATTAGGATCgcatttttcaacaatttcaatttccttACGCTGTTCACAGAGGCAGAAGATGCACTGGGTAAGAATAAGGGCCACTGGTAGGTAAAACTTCATTTCTTAACacgattcttctttttttttatttttaaaaatatccaaCACACACTGCTAATTTACGTGTCACaatgcaaaatgcaaaaatttcccctaatacaaataaatatataattattaaCACCTTGCACCACACCTGACGGAGGAACTTTCTTCTTGACGATGTGTCGTTATGAATGAACCATCGCGGCTATTTCACCTTGGATTTTATACAACAACGGATCAACCGACAGTGGATGTCATTCGCCAGAAGATCGGAACACGATGTGCCTTTGTGTGATCTTCATAATGCGCGTCTCTTGGATCTTTCAAACGCGTATAGTTCAACGATTCCTCGAGATCTTTCGGTATTCACCAGCAGCGAAAGGGTTTGTTTATCTTAGTTGACCGTGACACTCGTGACCAATGCACCGTGCACTTAATCACAATATTTACTTGCTGTCGGTGTCtctaaattactttaaattgcaattaattgatGCGAGAAGAGTGTCTGTGATTCACCTTGTACCATTGCATTGTACTGCCCATTTGGATTTGAGAAAGTGTAATGGGCAAACGTCTCTAAAGAATTTGAATCACTTTTCCATCTCTTTGTTGCTAATGATCATCTTAGGAGATCACAAAGTGAgattgaaaagtgaaaaagagagTGCAATGAAATGAAGAATTCTTAAAGCCATTGCGTCAGCGAAGAAACACACCTTCCACAAAAAGCTCTCGCGTGATTGTTTTGTATAGgcacacacatacatagtTTCAACATCACTATGcttttgaaaagcttttgtgcttttgaGAAACTTATTCTTCTAACGAGTTTAACGTTTTCAAGAAAGTTTCATgctttttaaagcttttcataCCTTTCATgagcttttgtgcttttggGTGAGCTTTCACAATGAAATGTTTGGTATATAGCTCATTTTAGCAAAAGAAGTCAAAATTAAGCGATATTAtcgcaattttccaattggaTCGTGAAGTGTTGCAGATCTTATCGATGTAGGAAGGAAATTGTAATTACTTTGTATCTAACTGACCCATCGCAGTGTTGAATTTCTTCGAGGGAAATTTTTTACTGAGAATGTCTCTTTTACTTCccattttgtaatatttcaACCGTTTCCAGGATATCTATTTTAATCGAGAATTTCAGCAATTTACCcacaatgaatgaaaaaaaatatttttttttaataattaaccTTAATGGTTCCGGTGACTGGTGCAATTTTATACCCCACTCGACGCGCCGGCAAAATGCATTCAATGCAATAAACAGTGTAGGTATAGTATTAATGCAATCCAAATTAATGctctttttcaaaatataatagtttagtggaataattaatttaattgtcttATTTGGATAATGTTttggttaatattttttttattgcaatactATAACGAAGTTTctcaaaatataaaagatcttttcaataatttcgTAAAAACCATTTTTTGCTCGTATTTTTTCTGGAAGTtcttagttctttttttttaataaattctatgtAAAAAGAACGCCTTTccatatatacaaaattacacaataaaaagcaatattctaaataaaataaatcaaaaaatgtcGGATTTCTCTTTTTAGAATTTCCTACTAGTGATTCATAAGCTTTAACCAAcgacattaaataaaatcgcCTATAGGAGAAACGTTGCTCTACTCATAAATAGCATTTGAAAATGCATACTTTCATCGCCGGCCGGTAATCATGGTTCGTCTGAGGATATTGcaaaatagaacaaaatgtgCACTCCCATTTTTGTCCCAAAGATCCTGTGCCGGACACACTTTCAACACATGGAACACACCTTGAACTCATTCATCGCCATTTCCACTGTTAGATACGTATGTCTTTTGCACGATAATCCACTGGGTTATTGATCGTTGCGTGGGATATTGCATAATATGCGAGgacaggaaattttcttgcagtAATGCATAAACTTGAGATGATCGAGAGTGGAAAATACTTGCTCTACTCGCTGAGCTTATACAGAGGTGCATAAATTATCATCATGGTGAACGTAGTcgagaataaaaagaaaatagcacacattttctcaatttatcaaccatatattcataaaaaaaacattgttcaATTATATCTAACATAGATCGTGCCTGCTAATGGAAAAGTATCTTAATAccttaaaagaattaaagtacaaaaaaacaaatagcTTTAAAATTGCGtgaatttgagaaatatttcgcATTCGGAGACACattgaaatggaaattgcGATGATTGCGAGAGGCATTCAGGCGGACGTGCCCATGTCGACACCGGAGCCCAAATGAATTTACTCACGAAGGAACTGTTCTATGGACACGTGCTTGAGCAACTGGTTGGCGATGCGCATGAATTCAATTGAGAGCTTCTTTTGTAGCTGCGGTTGCATCGCCTTCACCACCTCGTGACCATTCTCCCGGAGGAAGAGATTTGTAGCTTCAGctaaaaaggattaaaagcaTTGAGTTATGGAACAAAAAGCATTGAATGGGGTCACTTACTCAATATTCTGTTGTTGTTGAAAACCTTGGAAACATTCAATCGGACTTTCTTAATGGATAGCTCCAAAGCGAGTGTTTCAACGCGCATAAATGTTCCCTCTGGACGTTTCTCCGTTGACACGGTTCCTCGTACATCAGCAACAACACCATCTATATAGATAGaataattaatatataattaGAACAAACTAAGCACTAGTCTGCAAAGGgcagaataatattttattctattctattcaattgaagaaaacgatctttatgagaaaaagaatttcttatcagtgttagaataaaaatagCACGTTTAATTCTTGATATAATCTCTTCAATCATTTGTTGGACATGCATGCAAATGAAATTGATGACTAAACATaacaaaatgttatttataACTTTATCTatctaataataattcaaGCAAATTTAAAATCTAATCACGGAATGTATGCAAATATTCTGTGACATTTAGGAATACcgttttattatattatattgaACAGGTGTGAGAATTATTGAATCGTTTAACAATCTATGATATCGATGGTGGTCATTAGCTTCATGTAGTGGGTGTgagagaaatataaatttaatttatcatttccaTGACATTGAGTCTTACGTGAGAGAAATGCTTgcgttagagaaaaaaaagtagaataagctttctttggaaaatactCACCGAAGGCACCTGCAAAGTCCCCACTCCCACTGGCAGGAATAATGATGAGCACCCCGGAACTGAAGTACTTCGCCTTGATGACTAATTTGGGCATCGCTATTCTCGCCTCGAACGGCTTATTGTTCTCGCTCAACCTGCGAGGAATTGCCAATTTTTGAagaaacaagaatttttttcgtgAACAATTTGCACATTACTTTATGGATTTAACGGTGAAATTGCTGGCGCCGAATACTTCCATGTTCTTGAGGTTCACCCGGTAACCCTGAGGTCCTCCTGTGAGCTGGAGTGCCAAGTTGTCCATCACGAAAGGTTCTACAGAAGGCATCTGTGTGcaatttttgagattaaaaagaaaataaaactcaatgattcatttgcaaaaataaatttcccagaATTTTTCGATATTTTATATGCGGATTTAATGCCTTTATAGCGTCAGATGAATAATGATCTGTTTTGTTGCATACATACCTCATAGTCAATCAACAATAGTCATGGGAAACGTGCTCTTCActtatttaaa from Lutzomyia longipalpis isolate SR_M1_2022 chromosome 1, ASM2433408v1 encodes:
- the LOC129797714 gene encoding protein takeout; this translates as MKFYLPVALILTQCIFCLCEQPYYLQQCNRDDPEINSCLRESANKFARHLRDGVPELELEEVEPVIVDEISIVLGNGPEGYRAIFRDIEAFGVSNLTVTNIRSDVDTLQFQLTMEIPKIKVRAQYRSSGVLILVQASGAGDYWGQYEGVKAKVYFKAVPQETIDDLTYLAVEQVKMDFSVKEINMGVENIANGNSIIQAALNLFINSNSQELLKEMKPALKAKLTTVLHNFMDKLFERIPLEYWIV
- the LOC129797715 gene encoding uncharacterized protein LOC129797715; translated protein: MWRFISVTIFILAAFAQTSENPPYIKQCSRSDPQLLDCLRDALHHLRPYLATGIPEIEMPSVEPFVMDNLALQLTGGPQGYRVNLKNMEVFGASNFTVKSIKLSENNKPFEARIAMPKLVIKAKYFSSGVLIIIPASGSGDFAGAFDGVVADVRGTVSTEKRPEGTFMRVETLALELSIKKVRLNVSKVFNNNRILTEATNLFLRENGHEVVKAMQPQLQKKLSIEFMRIANQLLKHVSIEQFLRE